From the Paraburkholderia sp. PREW-6R genome, one window contains:
- the tolQ gene encoding protein TolQ, with translation MNTTQDLSIVSLVLNASLLAQAVMALLLLLSLLSWTFIFRKWFAIRRARAQTERFERDFWSGGDLQALYQSAANNRHTIGALERIFESGMREFLKGKEKRLNDPGALLDGARRAMRAAFQREMDVLEANLAFLASVGSVSPYIGLFGTVWGIMNAFRGLANVQQATLANVAPGIAEALTATAIGLFAAIPAVVAYNRYAHDIDRLAIRFETFIEEFSNILQRQAQ, from the coding sequence ATGAACACTACACAAGATCTGTCGATCGTTTCTCTCGTACTGAATGCGAGCCTGCTGGCACAGGCCGTGATGGCGCTACTGCTGTTGTTGTCGCTGTTGTCCTGGACCTTCATTTTCCGCAAGTGGTTTGCGATCCGCCGCGCCCGCGCGCAAACTGAGCGCTTCGAACGCGATTTCTGGTCGGGCGGCGACCTGCAGGCGCTGTATCAAAGCGCTGCGAACAACCGTCACACCATCGGCGCACTCGAACGAATTTTCGAATCTGGTATGCGCGAATTCCTCAAAGGCAAGGAGAAGCGTCTGAATGACCCGGGCGCGCTTCTCGACGGCGCGCGGCGCGCCATGCGCGCGGCGTTCCAGCGCGAAATGGACGTACTCGAAGCGAACCTGGCGTTTCTCGCGTCGGTCGGTTCGGTCAGCCCGTACATTGGTCTCTTCGGGACGGTGTGGGGGATCATGAATGCGTTCCGCGGCCTCGCCAACGTCCAACAGGCTACGCTCGCGAACGTCGCACCCGGCATTGCGGAGGCGCTGACCGCTACCGCCATCGGCCTGTTCGCGGCGATTCCGGCAGTGGTGGCGTACAACCGCTACGCGCATGACATCGACCGTCTGGCGATCCGTTTCGAGACCTTCATCGAAGAGTTCTCGAATATCCTGCAGCGCCAGGCACAGTAA
- the ybgF gene encoding tol-pal system protein YbgF, which yields MTLRFSWLRFAAAACVAGTAFAAVPAHAGIFDDDQARQAILDLRSKTDSLSSQLSAAQRTILDQSNRIDQLNQQVATLRGQNEDMGNQLSTLQKQQKDYYTDLDTRLKKFEPQQQTVDGVQGEVQPGETDSFNAASQQFRNGDFKNAAASFRAFISKYPNSPYQPTAQYWLGNALYALRDYKGSTATWQGVVTKYPQHPRAPEALLAIANNQLEQGQKAAAKKTLEQIVAQYSGSDVAQTAQSKLSQIK from the coding sequence ATGACGCTTCGTTTCTCCTGGCTGCGGTTCGCCGCAGCGGCCTGCGTCGCGGGCACGGCCTTCGCGGCTGTGCCCGCGCACGCGGGCATCTTCGACGACGATCAGGCCCGCCAGGCCATTCTCGATCTGCGTTCGAAGACCGATAGCCTGTCGAGCCAGCTTTCGGCTGCGCAGCGCACGATCCTCGATCAGTCCAACCGTATCGACCAGTTGAACCAGCAGGTCGCAACGTTGCGTGGACAGAACGAGGACATGGGCAACCAGCTCTCCACGCTGCAGAAACAGCAGAAGGACTACTACACCGATCTGGACACGCGCCTGAAGAAATTCGAGCCGCAGCAACAGACGGTGGACGGCGTCCAGGGTGAGGTGCAGCCGGGTGAGACCGATTCGTTCAATGCGGCTTCTCAGCAATTCCGCAACGGCGACTTCAAGAACGCAGCGGCTTCTTTCCGCGCTTTCATCTCCAAGTATCCGAACAGCCCCTATCAGCCGACTGCGCAGTACTGGCTCGGCAACGCGCTGTATGCGCTGCGCGACTACAAGGGTTCGACGGCCACCTGGCAAGGTGTGGTGACGAAGTATCCGCAGCATCCGCGGGCGCCGGAGGCGCTGCTGGCGATTGCCAACAATCAGCTTGAACAAGGTCAGAAGGCTGCGGCCAAGAAGACGCTTGAGCAGATTGTCGCGCAATACAGTGGCTCGGACGTCGCGCAGACAGCGCAGAGCAAACTGTCGCAGATCAAGTGA
- the tolR gene encoding protein TolR: MPGSRSSSMRGGRSRRAMADINVVPYIDVMLVLLVIFMVTAPLVAPSIVNLPTVGGAAPQQQTPPVIVNIRADGNMSVKYKDDSGAQQQENMTKADLNGFIADRAQSHPDQPVVIAADKTVKYEAVMNVMSELKARGVKRVGLLVKSQ, from the coding sequence ATGCCAGGCTCCCGTTCCTCCAGCATGCGCGGCGGCCGCTCGCGTCGCGCGATGGCTGACATCAACGTCGTGCCGTACATCGACGTAATGCTCGTGCTGCTCGTGATCTTCATGGTGACCGCACCGCTCGTCGCACCGTCGATCGTCAATCTGCCGACCGTCGGCGGCGCCGCGCCGCAACAACAAACGCCGCCCGTGATCGTGAACATTCGCGCGGACGGCAACATGAGCGTCAAGTACAAGGACGATTCCGGCGCGCAGCAGCAGGAAAACATGACGAAGGCGGACCTGAACGGCTTTATCGCCGACCGTGCGCAATCGCATCCCGACCAGCCCGTCGTGATCGCCGCCGACAAAACCGTGAAGTACGAAGCTGTCATGAACGTGATGTCCGAGCTGAAAGCTCGCGGCGTCAAGCGCGTTGGATTGCTCGTCAAATCGCAATGA
- the ydfG gene encoding bifunctional NADP-dependent 3-hydroxy acid dehydrogenase/3-hydroxypropionate dehydrogenase YdfG has translation MIVFITGASAGFGAAIARVFVKGGHRVVATARRKDRLQALADELGDALLPYELDVRDREAVEAVPAALPADFAAIDVLVNNAGLALGVEPAQKASLDDWNTMIETNCMGLAQITHALLPGMVERNRGHVINLGSSAGRWPYAGGNVYGATKAFVRQFSLNLRTDLAGTALRVTDVEPGLCGGTEFSNVRFRGDSDKAANVYKDVQPLTPEDIAGSIYWIATLPAHVNVNTIELMPVAQTFAGLAVHRG, from the coding sequence ATGATCGTCTTCATTACCGGAGCGTCGGCGGGATTCGGCGCGGCTATCGCTCGCGTTTTCGTCAAAGGTGGCCACCGTGTCGTGGCTACCGCGCGTCGCAAGGATCGACTGCAGGCGCTCGCCGATGAACTCGGCGACGCGCTCCTTCCCTACGAACTCGACGTGCGCGATCGCGAAGCGGTCGAAGCGGTGCCGGCGGCTTTGCCCGCTGACTTCGCCGCGATCGACGTGCTCGTCAACAATGCGGGACTCGCGCTCGGCGTCGAACCGGCACAGAAGGCAAGCCTCGACGACTGGAACACGATGATCGAGACCAACTGCATGGGCCTCGCGCAAATCACGCACGCGTTGCTGCCCGGCATGGTGGAACGCAACCGCGGACACGTGATCAACCTCGGTTCGTCGGCGGGAAGGTGGCCTTACGCAGGCGGCAATGTGTATGGTGCGACCAAAGCATTCGTGCGCCAGTTCAGCCTGAATCTGCGCACCGACCTCGCAGGCACGGCGCTGCGTGTCACGGATGTCGAACCCGGACTGTGCGGCGGCACCGAATTCTCGAACGTGCGCTTTCGCGGCGACTCGGACAAGGCGGCCAACGTCTACAAAGACGTACAACCCCTCACGCCCGAAGACATTGCCGGCTCGATCTACTGGATCGCGACGCTTCCGGCGCACGTAAACGTCAATACGATCGAACTGATGCCCGTGGCCCAGACGTTTGCCGGTCTGGCGGTGCATCGCGGCTAG
- the ybgC gene encoding tol-pal system-associated acyl-CoA thioesterase, producing MRRMNTSTSQPGAENGYMWPIRVYYEDTDAGGIVFYANYLKFFERARTEWLRACGVDQHRLAEESGAIFIVRSTAVDYRAPARLDDVINVVSRIERVGRASVDFAQEAWRSGMLLAKGSIRVGCVDRIALRPAAIPPPVLAALRRGPGGDMSEAGLSTDHD from the coding sequence ATGCGCCGCATGAATACGTCGACCAGCCAGCCCGGTGCGGAAAACGGCTACATGTGGCCCATTCGCGTGTACTACGAAGATACCGACGCCGGTGGCATCGTTTTTTATGCGAACTACCTGAAATTTTTCGAACGGGCGCGCACGGAATGGCTGCGCGCGTGCGGCGTCGACCAGCACAGGCTCGCGGAAGAAAGCGGCGCGATTTTTATCGTGCGTAGTACCGCCGTCGACTACCGGGCGCCCGCCCGGCTTGACGACGTCATCAATGTAGTTAGCCGGATCGAGCGCGTGGGTCGCGCCTCCGTCGACTTCGCACAGGAGGCGTGGCGCAGCGGCATGCTGCTTGCTAAGGGTTCGATCCGGGTTGGGTGCGTCGACCGCATTGCATTGCGGCCGGCAGCAATCCCTCCGCCAGTGCTCGCTGCACTGCGCCGCGGACCGGGCGGCGACATGAGCGAGGCCGGCTTGTCAACGGACCATGACTGA
- the pal gene encoding peptidoglycan-associated lipoprotein Pal, with protein MMSKFRIAFAVLMVGALAACHSGVKLDENANKGGTVSTQPNPNDVARVNVDPLNDPNSPLAKRSIYFDFDSYSVKDDYQSLLQQHAQYLKSHPQRHVLIQGNTDERGTSEYNLALGQKRAEAVRRSLSLMGVPDSQMEAVSLGKEKPQADGHDESSWAQNRRADLVYQQ; from the coding sequence ATGATGTCCAAGTTTCGTATCGCATTTGCAGTTTTGATGGTCGGTGCGCTGGCCGCATGTCACTCGGGCGTCAAGCTCGATGAAAACGCCAACAAGGGCGGCACAGTTTCCACGCAGCCGAACCCGAACGATGTCGCGCGAGTGAACGTCGATCCGTTGAACGATCCGAACAGCCCGCTCGCGAAGCGCAGCATTTACTTCGACTTCGACAGCTATTCGGTCAAGGACGACTATCAGTCGCTGCTGCAGCAACACGCGCAATACCTGAAGAGCCATCCGCAACGTCACGTCCTGATCCAGGGCAACACCGACGAACGCGGCACCAGCGAATACAACCTCGCACTTGGCCAGAAGCGTGCGGAAGCCGTGCGTCGTTCGCTGTCGCTGATGGGCGTGCCCGACTCGCAAATGGAAGCCGTGAGCCTCGGCAAGGAAAAGCCGCAAGCTGACGGTCATGACGAATCGTCGTGGGCACAGAACCGCCGCGCCGACCTCGTGTATCAACAGTAA
- the tolA gene encoding cell envelope integrity protein TolA → MIRKNSDYPLQPPRERGTGRAFAFALVMHVLLGFFLYHGIQWQNSTPEGEEAELWTEVPDTAIPHPPPPAPQVPVAPAPPVRDEQADIALQEKKRQQQEAAREAQLLEQQRQQKLLAQQEAEAKRQQQLAAEQAAQLAAQKAAAAKQKQQQQQAEKQKQQQLAEQQKQQQLKEEQQQEQQKQAQAEAQKKADAQKAAKAKAQADAAAQAKKLDTERRARLAQMMQGSAGGTSSSSDGLGKNGTGSGSGGTAASAGYSDKVRRAVRPNITWGGETSGLETVVSVRCSPTGTLLGATISRSSGNAAWDDAALRAVQRTDPMPQDINGKTPTSFLITLRPAS, encoded by the coding sequence ATGATCCGCAAGAATTCCGACTACCCGCTTCAGCCACCGCGTGAACGCGGCACCGGGCGAGCCTTTGCGTTCGCGCTGGTGATGCACGTGCTGCTCGGGTTCTTCCTCTATCACGGGATTCAGTGGCAAAACAGCACGCCGGAAGGCGAGGAAGCCGAACTGTGGACCGAAGTGCCCGACACGGCAATTCCGCATCCGCCGCCGCCCGCGCCACAGGTTCCGGTTGCCCCTGCCCCGCCGGTTCGTGACGAGCAGGCCGACATCGCGTTGCAGGAAAAGAAGCGCCAGCAACAGGAAGCGGCGCGCGAGGCGCAGCTGCTTGAACAGCAGCGTCAACAGAAACTGCTGGCCCAGCAGGAAGCCGAAGCGAAGCGTCAGCAGCAACTCGCTGCTGAGCAGGCGGCACAGCTTGCGGCGCAGAAGGCCGCGGCGGCGAAGCAGAAACAGCAGCAACAGCAGGCTGAAAAGCAGAAGCAGCAGCAACTCGCCGAGCAGCAGAAGCAGCAGCAACTGAAGGAAGAGCAGCAGCAGGAGCAACAGAAGCAGGCTCAGGCCGAAGCGCAAAAGAAAGCTGACGCGCAGAAGGCCGCGAAAGCCAAGGCGCAAGCGGACGCTGCGGCGCAAGCGAAGAAGCTCGACACAGAGCGTCGCGCGCGTCTTGCGCAGATGATGCAGGGCTCGGCCGGCGGCACCAGTTCCAGCAGTGACGGCCTCGGCAAGAATGGTACGGGTAGCGGGTCGGGTGGCACGGCGGCGTCCGCCGGATACTCGGACAAGGTACGCCGCGCAGTGCGTCCGAACATCACGTGGGGTGGCGAAACGAGCGGCCTGGAAACTGTGGTTTCCGTGCGCTGTTCGCCAACGGGCACCCTGCTCGGTGCGACGATCTCGCGCAGCAGCGGCAACGCAGCATGGGACGACGCTGCATTGCGCGCCGTCCAGCGTACCGATCCGATGCCTCAGGACATCAACGGCAAGACACCGACCAGCTTCCTTATTACGTTGCGGCCGGCAAGTTGA
- a CDS encoding HPP family protein, giving the protein MPCSAALRWLTRLLPAPAPAALPWRERMRSCFGALLGIAFTGAVTHVLSGPGANIPMLVAPMGASAVLLFAVPASPLAQPWSIIGGNVVSATLGVACASWIHDPLQAAAVAVAAAICAMFALRCVHPPSGAVALTAVLGGPTVHALGYRFVLAPIALQSVALLGSAIVYHALTGHRYPHTARTAGSINSTNGANASHFAPDARAAFTRADLDAVLSSRTEWLDVAPDDLEALLRALQLQTYARSFDELTCADIMSRNMISVGATMPASTAAQMLQRHGVKALPVTDLTQQVIGIVTRADLGGSERRGGFVRLWHSMTRGRSRSEPTVATLMTAQVRTVRTDTPLAELVPLFAEHGHHHIPVLNHETGQLAGTVTQADVIAGLYRRPNHRAEQAQSPVADRRAA; this is encoded by the coding sequence TTGCCCTGTTCTGCTGCCCTTCGCTGGTTGACCCGCCTCCTCCCCGCCCCCGCCCCTGCCGCACTTCCATGGCGGGAGCGCATGCGCTCGTGCTTCGGCGCGCTGCTCGGCATCGCGTTCACCGGCGCCGTCACGCATGTGCTGTCAGGCCCCGGCGCCAATATCCCAATGCTGGTCGCGCCGATGGGCGCCTCGGCCGTGTTGCTGTTCGCCGTGCCGGCGAGTCCACTGGCCCAACCGTGGTCGATCATCGGCGGAAACGTTGTGTCGGCGACGCTCGGGGTCGCCTGTGCCAGCTGGATTCATGATCCGCTGCAGGCGGCGGCTGTCGCTGTCGCGGCGGCCATCTGCGCGATGTTCGCGCTGCGCTGTGTGCATCCGCCCTCGGGCGCGGTCGCGTTGACAGCCGTGCTCGGCGGACCCACCGTGCATGCGCTCGGCTACCGCTTCGTCCTGGCGCCGATTGCGCTTCAATCAGTCGCGCTGCTGGGGTCTGCAATCGTTTATCACGCGCTGACGGGCCACCGCTATCCACACACCGCGCGAACCGCAGGCAGCATCAACAGCACCAACGGCGCAAACGCCAGCCATTTCGCCCCTGATGCACGCGCAGCCTTCACGCGCGCTGATCTCGACGCGGTGCTCAGCAGTCGCACGGAATGGCTCGACGTTGCGCCAGACGACCTCGAAGCGCTCCTGCGTGCATTGCAACTCCAAACCTACGCGCGCAGTTTCGATGAACTCACCTGCGCAGACATCATGTCGCGCAACATGATCTCCGTCGGCGCAACGATGCCAGCCTCAACAGCGGCGCAGATGTTGCAGCGACATGGCGTCAAAGCGTTGCCGGTGACGGATCTCACGCAGCAAGTGATTGGCATCGTCACGCGCGCCGATCTCGGCGGCAGCGAACGACGCGGTGGATTCGTGCGCCTGTGGCACTCCATGACTCGCGGTCGTAGCCGCAGCGAGCCCACGGTCGCCACGTTGATGACAGCGCAGGTTCGCACAGTCCGAACCGACACACCGCTTGCCGAACTCGTGCCGCTGTTCGCCGAGCACGGACATCACCACATTCCTGTGCTGAACCACGAGACCGGCCAACTCGCCGGCACGGTCACGCAGGCGGATGTGATTGCGGGGTTATACCGTCGCCCGAATCACCGTGCAGAGCAGGCACAGTCGCCAGTTGCCGACAGGCGCGCCGCCTGA
- the tolB gene encoding Tol-Pal system beta propeller repeat protein TolB — MSLMTKLGLRTLVASCLIAVGGAAHAQLNVLVTGVGSTQFPIATANFANEANSPQQVSTIVRQDLQRSGKFTNIDAGSTPVSETDSVDLGSWKAKGANAFVSGSVNRLPNGQYEVRFKLYDTVKGESLGGLVLVSPESGLRMSAHKVADYIYAKLLGGRGVFATRLSYVIKTGGRYQLQISDSDGQDAHIALSSPEPIISPAWSPDGTKVAYVSFEKKKPIVYIHDLPTGRRIVISDQKGNNSAPAWSPDGRTLAVALSRTGNTQIFAVNADGSGLRRLTQGSSIDTEPCFSPDGQSIYFTSDRGGQPQIYKMSAQGESAGAAQRVTFTGSYNTSPRVSPDGKQLAYISRVGGGFKLYIQDLQGNTATGLTDTTHDESPSFAANGQYILYATQVNGRGVLAAVSTDGRTRQVLSVQGGSVREPSWGPFMQ, encoded by the coding sequence ATGAGTTTGATGACCAAGCTAGGCCTGCGGACACTTGTAGCGTCGTGCCTGATTGCCGTTGGCGGCGCCGCCCACGCTCAACTCAACGTCCTCGTGACGGGCGTCGGGTCCACCCAGTTTCCGATCGCCACGGCGAACTTCGCCAACGAGGCGAATTCCCCGCAACAGGTCAGCACGATCGTGCGCCAGGATCTGCAGCGCAGCGGCAAATTCACGAATATCGACGCGGGCAGCACGCCGGTTTCCGAGACCGATTCCGTCGACCTCGGCAGCTGGAAAGCCAAGGGCGCCAACGCATTCGTGTCGGGCAGCGTGAACCGTTTGCCGAACGGCCAGTACGAAGTGCGTTTCAAACTCTACGACACCGTCAAGGGCGAAAGCCTCGGCGGCCTCGTGCTGGTGAGCCCGGAAAGCGGCCTGCGCATGAGCGCGCATAAGGTCGCGGACTACATCTACGCGAAGTTGTTGGGCGGGCGCGGCGTGTTCGCTACGCGTCTGTCGTACGTGATCAAGACGGGCGGTCGTTACCAGTTGCAGATCTCCGATTCGGATGGCCAGGACGCGCACATCGCGCTCTCGAGCCCCGAGCCGATCATCTCGCCGGCATGGTCGCCAGACGGCACGAAGGTCGCGTACGTGTCGTTCGAAAAGAAGAAGCCGATCGTCTACATTCACGATCTGCCTACGGGGCGCCGCATCGTCATTTCGGACCAGAAGGGTAACAACAGCGCGCCGGCGTGGTCGCCGGATGGACGCACGCTGGCGGTCGCGCTTTCGCGCACCGGCAACACACAGATTTTCGCCGTCAATGCAGACGGCAGCGGCCTGCGCCGTCTCACGCAAGGCAGCTCGATCGATACCGAGCCGTGCTTCTCGCCTGACGGCCAGTCGATCTACTTCACCAGTGACCGTGGCGGTCAACCGCAGATCTACAAAATGTCGGCCCAAGGCGAAAGTGCCGGCGCCGCACAACGCGTCACGTTTACGGGCAGCTACAACACGAGTCCGCGCGTGAGCCCGGACGGCAAACAGCTTGCGTATATCTCGCGCGTCGGCGGCGGGTTCAAGCTGTATATCCAGGACCTGCAAGGCAACACTGCCACGGGCCTGACGGACACGACACATGACGAATCGCCGAGCTTCGCGGCGAACGGTCAGTACATTCTTTACGCCACTCAGGTGAACGGCCGTGGCGTGTTGGCCGCAGTATCGACCGATGGTCGTACCCGGCAGGTCCTGTCCGTTCAGGGCGGCAGCGTTCGCGAGCCGTCCTGGGGCCCGTTTATGCAATAA
- a CDS encoding DedA family protein — MDTLLHFVNLVLHIDKFLGDFIHVYGAWVYAVLFLIVFCETGLVVLPFLPGDSLLFIGGAFCATGEMNLPLLLVLLLVAAVAGNTVNYMIGRAIGPRVFNSHIPVLERFLDRAALQKTHNFYEKHGGKTIVLARFIPVVRTFAPFVAGASQMTVSRFQLFNFIGALFWVLLLVLLGYFFGNIPFIRQYLNIIVLVGIGAAVVPVVLGGLWKMMRKNASTNASSR; from the coding sequence TTGGACACGTTGCTACATTTCGTCAACCTCGTCTTGCACATCGACAAGTTTCTGGGGGACTTCATCCACGTGTACGGCGCCTGGGTCTACGCGGTGCTGTTTCTGATCGTGTTCTGCGAGACCGGACTCGTCGTGCTGCCTTTCCTGCCGGGCGATTCATTGCTGTTTATTGGCGGCGCGTTTTGCGCGACCGGCGAGATGAATCTCCCGCTGCTGCTCGTGTTGCTGCTAGTGGCGGCCGTGGCCGGCAATACGGTCAATTACATGATCGGGAGGGCGATCGGGCCACGCGTGTTCAATTCGCATATTCCCGTGCTCGAACGCTTTCTCGATCGCGCGGCGCTGCAAAAGACGCACAATTTCTATGAAAAGCACGGCGGCAAGACGATCGTGCTGGCGCGTTTCATTCCGGTGGTGCGGACGTTCGCGCCGTTCGTCGCGGGCGCGTCGCAAATGACGGTGAGCCGCTTCCAGTTGTTCAACTTTATCGGCGCGCTGTTCTGGGTCTTGCTGCTGGTCCTGCTCGGCTACTTCTTCGGCAACATTCCGTTTATTCGTCAGTACCTGAATATCATCGTGCTGGTGGGTATCGGCGCGGCGGTCGTGCCGGTCGTGCTTGGCGGGTTGTGGAAGATGATGCGCAAGAACGCATCGACGAACGCGAGCAGCCGCTAG
- the mutL gene encoding DNA mismatch repair endonuclease MutL, which translates to MSEFSEMSTGNAAAAAIPAAAPVPRALRAIQPLPDQLISQIAAGEVVERPASVVKELLENALDAGAQTLRIVLDEGGVKRISITDDGCGIPENELALALMRHATSKIRSLAELEAVATLGFRGEALASIASVAQMVITSRTAEASHAMRVDAQTGALSPAAGTQGTTIEVRELYFNTPARRKFLKSEQTELGHCLEQIRRAALARPDVAISVLHNGKAIEHWNASEPPVRVAKILGETFATAHLPLDESAGPLAVYGCAGLPTASRGRADQQYFFVNGRFVRDKLLTHAVRAAYEDVLHGERYPSYVLFLDLPPEAVDVNVHPSKIEVRFRDSRSIHQFVFHAVQRALARHAGASPETTAGGHAAHLAPSVGGPASFGATPLGGAGVLCSYGAGAVNSRFGAPASGAAGAGGAGTSGLSGGVSGNISGMSGISGGFGSSSQPGNTWMRQARMTQGTLPVAQPLAFYDALFGRKDTHSGTSEGATLFEMRDSGDVSTGPYHAAAPYGSPAFNAADEQPLGFALGQIHGIYVLAQNAHGLVIVDMHAAHERILYEQFKNALADRAIAVQPLLIPQTMQADPIEIGTVEEERDTLDALGFDLAVLSPTTLAIRAVPALLKDADLPALARAVLTDLHAFGGSRVLTERQHELLGTLACHHAVRANRRLTLDEMNALLRQMEATERADQCNHGRPTWYQLTLSDLDRLFMRGQ; encoded by the coding sequence ATGTCAGAATTCTCCGAAATGTCCACCGGCAACGCCGCCGCTGCCGCGATTCCCGCCGCTGCGCCCGTCCCGCGCGCGTTGCGGGCAATCCAGCCGCTGCCCGACCAGTTGATCAGCCAGATCGCGGCGGGCGAGGTGGTCGAGCGGCCGGCCTCGGTCGTCAAGGAACTGCTGGAAAACGCCCTCGATGCAGGCGCGCAAACGCTGCGCATCGTGCTCGACGAAGGCGGCGTCAAACGGATCTCGATCACCGACGACGGCTGCGGCATTCCGGAAAACGAACTGGCGCTGGCGCTGATGCGTCACGCGACCAGCAAGATCCGCTCGCTTGCCGAACTCGAAGCGGTCGCAACGCTCGGTTTTCGCGGCGAGGCGCTGGCGTCGATTGCGTCGGTGGCGCAGATGGTCATCACGAGCCGCACCGCCGAAGCGTCGCACGCGATGCGCGTGGACGCGCAAACCGGTGCGTTGAGCCCGGCCGCCGGTACGCAGGGCACCACGATCGAAGTGCGCGAGTTGTACTTCAACACGCCCGCGCGCCGCAAATTCCTGAAAAGCGAACAGACCGAACTCGGCCACTGCCTCGAACAGATTCGGCGCGCGGCGCTGGCTCGTCCGGACGTCGCGATTTCGGTATTGCACAACGGCAAGGCGATCGAGCACTGGAATGCCAGCGAGCCGCCGGTGCGGGTCGCCAAAATTCTTGGCGAAACTTTTGCGACCGCGCATCTGCCGCTCGACGAATCCGCCGGCCCGCTCGCCGTGTATGGCTGCGCAGGTCTGCCGACCGCGAGTCGCGGGCGTGCCGATCAGCAATACTTCTTCGTCAACGGTCGTTTCGTGCGCGACAAGCTGCTCACGCATGCCGTGCGCGCCGCGTATGAGGACGTGCTGCATGGCGAGCGGTACCCGTCGTACGTGCTGTTCCTCGATCTGCCGCCCGAAGCGGTGGATGTGAACGTGCATCCGTCGAAGATCGAAGTGCGGTTTCGCGACTCGCGCTCGATTCACCAGTTCGTGTTTCACGCCGTGCAGCGCGCGCTGGCGCGGCACGCGGGCGCGTCGCCGGAGACGACGGCGGGCGGACATGCCGCGCATCTTGCGCCGTCAGTGGGCGGACCGGCTTCGTTCGGCGCAACGCCTTTGGGCGGCGCGGGTGTGTTGTGCTCCTACGGTGCGGGAGCTGTGAATAGTCGCTTCGGCGCGCCGGCTAGCGGCGCTGCCGGTGCGGGCGGCGCCGGCACGAGTGGCTTGAGCGGCGGTGTGAGCGGCAACATCAGCGGCATGAGCGGCATAAGCGGCGGCTTCGGCTCGTCATCGCAACCGGGTAACACCTGGATGCGCCAGGCGCGCATGACGCAAGGCACGCTGCCCGTTGCGCAACCGCTGGCGTTCTATGACGCCCTCTTCGGCCGTAAAGATACCCACAGCGGCACGTCGGAAGGCGCGACGCTCTTCGAAATGCGCGACTCGGGCGACGTATCGACGGGGCCCTATCACGCGGCCGCGCCGTATGGGTCGCCCGCATTCAATGCCGCCGACGAGCAGCCGCTCGGCTTTGCACTCGGCCAGATTCACGGCATTTACGTGCTGGCGCAGAATGCGCACGGCCTCGTGATCGTCGACATGCACGCCGCGCACGAGCGCATCCTGTACGAGCAGTTCAAGAACGCGCTCGCCGATCGTGCGATCGCGGTGCAACCGCTGCTGATTCCGCAGACGATGCAAGCCGACCCGATCGAAATCGGCACCGTGGAAGAGGAGCGCGACACGCTCGACGCGCTCGGCTTCGATCTCGCCGTGCTGTCGCCGACCACGCTCGCGATCCGCGCGGTGCCCGCGCTGCTGAAGGACGCGGATCTTCCAGCACTCGCACGCGCCGTACTCACCGACCTGCATGCGTTCGGCGGCTCGCGCGTGCTGACCGAGCGTCAGCACGAACTGCTCGGCACGCTCGCGTGCCATCACGCCGTGCGCGCTAATCGTCGACTGACGCTCGACGAAATGAACGCGCTGCTGCGTCAGATGGAGGCCACGGAACGCGCCGACCAATGCAATCACGGCCGCCCCACGTGGTATCAACTGACGCTGTC